A window from Salvia miltiorrhiza cultivar Shanhuang (shh) chromosome 2, IMPLAD_Smil_shh, whole genome shotgun sequence encodes these proteins:
- the LOC131008269 gene encoding uncharacterized protein LOC131008269 yields MRIMRKMKQSLHLKTMWKIVAMSCDIFHRIIRLQAMLSMNMARAIGIFHFRTLKAYYSWGGKNSRVVYICKSGRKNCTFRLCAVEAATLWRITKLTLDHTCQADLNRATTARSVSGEVVAYYLAKKLIDEKVVLRPKEMIAEMRSKYGVQMLYCFVVRTRQQAIERTYGDFNMSYVRLPSYLYLLKQRNPGIVYDLQTTRWGVFCHMFVALGQSIRAFEQYLRPVIVIDGTHLKGKNRGVLFVAVTKDGNDQVFPLAIGLGPIENDESWTYFLYNLRRCYNPPEDLLIVSDQHKSIRNAVQAVYPNAFHGLCYHHLLKNLTPYGKIVATVFYEATYSYRHEVFEFFFSLLYDASPDGAHRRISQIGPERWARSKCPVQRYGFMTSNAAESFNSRLWWARRLPVCSLLESFRTLLEDWFDE; encoded by the exons ATGAGGATTATGAGGAAGATGAAGCAGAGTCTACATCTGAAGACGATGTGGAAGATAGTCGCAATGAGTTGCGACATTTTTCATCGGATTATCAGACTGCAAGCTATGTTAAGCATGAACATGGCTCGCGCGATTGGGATATTCCATTTCCGCACATTGAAAGCATATTACAGTTGGGGTGGGAAGA ATTCTCGTGTAGTGTACATATGCAAGAGTGGTAGGAAGAACTGCACTTTTAGATTGTGTGCAGTAGAGGCTGCAACTCTTTGGAGAATTACTAAGTTGACATTGGATCACACATGTCAGGCGGATTTGAATCGTGCTACTACAGCACGGTCTGTGAGTGGCGAGGTTGTTGCATATTATCTTGCCAAAAAATTAATCGATGAGAAGGTTGTTTTGAGGCCAAAGGAGATGATTGCTGAGATGCGTAGTAAGTATGGCGTTCAAATGCTATATTGCTTCGTAGTCAGAACTAGGCAGCAGGCGATAGAGAGAACGTATGGTGACTTCAATATGTCATATGTGAGGCTTCCATCGTATCTTTATCTATTGAAACAACGTAATCCAGGGATTGTTTATGATTTGCAGACGACTCGTTGGGGAGTGTTCTGCCACATGTTTGTTGCCCTCGGGCAAAGTATTCGGGCTTTTGAGCAGTATCTTCGACCGGTGATTGTAATAGACGGAACCCACTTGAAGGGAAAGAACAGAGGAGTGTTATTTGTTGCTGTGACAAAGGATGGGAACGATCAAGTGTTTCCTCTAGCAATTGGCCTCGGACCAATAGAGAATGATGAGTCGTGGACTTATTTTCTCTACAATCTACGGCGGTGTTACAATCCTCCAGAAGATTTATTAATTGTGAGTGACCAACATAAAAGCATTCGGAATGCAGTTCAAGCCGTGTATCCAAATGCATTCCATGGACTGTGTTATCACCATTTGTTGAAGAATCTAACGCCCTATGGGAAGATAGTGGCCACGGTCTTCTATGAAGCAACATATTCTTATCGTCACGAAgtgttcgaattttttttttcattgttgTACGACGCTAGTCCGGATGGAGCTCACCGACGAATTTCTCAAATTGGACCGGAGAGGTGGGCTAGGTCAAAGTGTCCGGTGCAACGCTATGGATTTATGACGTCTAATGCAGCAGAATCGTTTAACTCTCGGTTGTGGTGGGCTAGGCGTTTACCAGTGTGCTCTTTACTTGAATCGTTTCGCACACTTTTGGAGGATTGGTTTGACGAGTGA